The following are encoded together in the Candidatus Omnitrophota bacterium genome:
- a CDS encoding PEP-CTERM sorting domain-containing protein, whose amino-acid sequence MKKILLCMAILALGSFALLQNAEAAYIEISNPIFTVVYAPDSNISGDSLTTVILATSGSVTIGDFDTLPQEGDSQSAGWKGVGLSLAPLGTPDGYELYFDKVFNSYDSAYYDEFYAVITQGDYLWNGASIIGGLTWGGATEDGLEGISGGWKKQSTVMVTPGSDYYLNIVLRTSYDSSLPSWGTFSDVSVGVVPEPATMSLLGMGVLGLFGLKRKKS is encoded by the coding sequence ATGAAGAAAATCTTGCTATGTATGGCAATCTTGGCGTTAGGAAGTTTTGCATTGCTTCAAAATGCCGAAGCAGCCTATATTGAAATTTCCAATCCAATCTTTACTGTGGTTTACGCACCAGATTCGAATATTAGCGGAGATTCACTAACAACAGTTATCCTTGCTACTTCAGGATCTGTTACAATTGGAGATTTTGATACTCTACCACAAGAAGGTGATTCGCAATCTGCAGGCTGGAAAGGCGTAGGACTATCTCTAGCTCCATTAGGAACGCCTGACGGTTACGAGCTCTATTTCGATAAGGTCTTTAACAGTTATGACTCTGCTTATTATGATGAGTTCTATGCAGTTATAACTCAAGGAGATTATCTTTGGAATGGCGCTTCAATTATTGGAGGACTTACTTGGGGTGGAGCCACAGAAGACGGCTTGGAGGGTATAAGTGGTGGTTGGAAGAAACAGTCTACAGTTATGGTTACTCCAGGATCAGATTATTATCTGAATATAGTGTTGAGAACATCTTATGATAGTTCTCTTCCATCTTGGGGAACTTTTAGTGACGTTTCTGTAGGAGTAGTTCCTGAACCAGCAACTATGTCGTTATTAGGAATGGGTGTTCTAGGTTTATTCGGTTTAAAAAGGAAAAAATCCTAG
- a CDS encoding PEP-CTERM sorting domain-containing protein — translation MKRKCLVLLIAAAIMLLCQNFAFANTYTFSPSPSDLYDLVHQEFYTWGIDWYVPSGETITSATLTYQQMWDHLWGEDDSLYTHLLDSAYVAPGAGTYTGTVTVGTDNEGGGDNFSTQGLLLGVWHDPYGDSNHKVNLTYSIPAANFAWLSDGNFGFGIDPDCHYYNDGIYFTIETSTIPEPATLSLLGLGLLGLAGIKRKKLK, via the coding sequence ATGAAAAGAAAATGTTTAGTTTTACTAATAGCAGCAGCAATAATGCTGCTTTGTCAGAATTTTGCTTTCGCCAATACCTACACCTTTTCGCCGAGCCCCTCTGACCTTTATGATTTAGTTCATCAGGAATTCTATACTTGGGGGATAGATTGGTATGTGCCTTCAGGAGAAACCATAACCAGTGCAACTTTGACTTATCAACAAATGTGGGATCACCTATGGGGTGAGGATGATAGTCTTTACACTCATCTTTTGGACTCGGCTTATGTAGCGCCTGGTGCCGGAACATATACTGGTACGGTTACTGTAGGCACGGATAATGAAGGTGGCGGCGATAATTTTTCCACTCAAGGACTTTTGTTAGGCGTTTGGCACGACCCTTATGGAGATTCAAACCATAAGGTTAATTTAACCTACTCTATACCTGCAGCCAATTTTGCTTGGCTTAGTGATGGCAATTTTGGTTTTGGTATTGACCCGGATTGTCATTATTATAACGACGGTATTTATTTTACTATTGAAACGTCTACAATTCCAGAACCTGCTACCTTATCTCTTTTAGGATTAGGATTGTTAGGATTGGCTGGTATAAAGAGAAAGAAGCTTAAATAA
- a CDS encoding sugar transferase: protein MNQNTGQLRTTANFKKILVAFICVIGLFLFLSSFDESQTFAVTYLDSSEISSQDIVGTVDYSKPVISAKTPEKSRAPEFNTLFLLLSGVTGLIVRFVRRSFERLKRIMDIMLASTGLVLSFPFLLVAGTIIKLTSKGPIVYKQDRMGRFGELFKIYKLRTMYFDAENATGAIWARKDDPRITPVGRILRKLHIDEIPQLINVLKGEMSIVGPRPERPELVRDLRTLIRDYEQRLVVKPGITGLAQVWHKYDETIEDVKKKIKYDILYIKKMCLLVDLRILANTVVIVLTGRGAR from the coding sequence ATGAATCAAAATACAGGACAATTAAGGACAACAGCAAATTTTAAGAAGATACTAGTTGCGTTTATTTGCGTAATTGGTCTTTTTCTATTCTTATCAAGTTTTGATGAAAGCCAGACCTTTGCTGTTACTTATTTAGACTCTTCAGAGATTTCCTCCCAGGATATAGTAGGCACTGTTGATTATAGTAAGCCTGTCATTTCAGCTAAAACTCCAGAGAAATCACGCGCTCCTGAGTTTAACACCTTGTTTCTACTTTTAAGCGGGGTTACCGGACTTATAGTTCGTTTTGTCCGTAGAAGCTTTGAAAGACTTAAGAGGATAATGGACATTATGCTTGCTAGCACTGGATTAGTCCTATCGTTCCCATTTCTTTTAGTTGCAGGCACTATTATAAAGCTAACCTCAAAAGGTCCTATTGTATATAAGCAGGATAGGATGGGAAGGTTTGGTGAACTTTTTAAAATTTATAAATTGCGAACTATGTACTTTGATGCAGAAAATGCTACTGGTGCAATTTGGGCCAGAAAAGACGATCCACGCATTACTCCAGTTGGTAGAATCTTAAGAAAACTCCACATAGATGAGATTCCACAGTTAATTAATGTTTTGAAGGGTGAGATGAGTATTGTTGGACCTAGGCCTGAGAGACCGGAACTAGTTAGAGATTTAAGGACATTAATTCGTGATTATGAGCAACGTCTAGTAGTAAAGCCAGGGATAACCGGACTGGCGCAGGTTTGGCATAAATATGATGAGACAATTGAGGACGTAAAGAAGAAAATTAAATACGACATTTTATATATTAAAAAAATGTGCTTATTAGTAGATTTAAGAATTTTAGCCAATACGGTTGTAATAGTTTTAACCGGAAGGGGAGCGAGGTAA
- a CDS encoding EpsI family protein has product MNNRNFIIIVLILILVVYLSLASYLPTRTDATSNIKVSDFPKEFGEWTSTDIPISENDYAILETRNLFVREYKNKQGQSVYLYLIYSEDNRKVSHPPEICLLGSGMTIVEKDSIQLTSPIKAMKLIVEKEKIPQMYIYWFKAGNVYTDNYIKQQMKIVIDRMLGKRTAGAMIRISTDLKTNDKEEAFKLLKSFSNEISPLLAKYIP; this is encoded by the coding sequence ATGAATAATAGAAACTTCATTATCATAGTTTTAATTCTAATCCTTGTTGTTTATTTGAGCCTTGCCTCTTATTTACCAACAAGAACAGATGCTACTTCAAATATTAAGGTATCTGATTTCCCAAAGGAATTTGGTGAGTGGACATCAACAGACATTCCAATTTCTGAAAATGACTATGCGATTTTAGAAACACGAAATCTCTTCGTAAGAGAATATAAAAATAAACAAGGTCAATCTGTGTATCTTTATTTAATCTATTCAGAAGATAATCGTAAGGTAAGTCATCCACCTGAGATTTGTCTCTTAGGCAGCGGAATGACAATAGTAGAGAAGGATTCTATCCAGCTAACCAGTCCTATTAAGGCAATGAAGTTGATTGTTGAAAAAGAGAAGATTCCACAGATGTATATTTATTGGTTCAAGGCTGGAAATGTTTATACTGATAATTATATAAAGCAACAGATGAAAATAGTTATCGATCGCATGTTGGGAAAAAGAACTGCTGGTGCAATGATTAGAATTTCAACAGACTTGAAGACAAATGATAAGGAAGAGGCCTTTAAGCTACTTAAGTCCTTTAGTAATGAGATTAGTCCCTTGCTCGCTAAATACATCCCTTAA
- a CDS encoding exosortase/archaeosortase family protein: MKKQDLIKLATLAALIIIAYIPTFIWMYDRWNAKDSYYNHGFLVPFISIFLIWQMRDKLKSIKINPSNMGWLFLGAGLLIHLISAVWRVYFSSGFSLILTIIGIALLFFGKDYLKKLFFPISFLIFMIPLPLVAIANLSFQLKIFAAKISTFIINNLGIRAIREGSIIKTANSYLIVEDPCSGIRSLIALIALGALMGYLSNLSRSKRMILFASSIPIAISTNVIRIVSLSLVSEIYGAKWATGMFHTAMGLFVFVFAFIGLLIVENTLK; encoded by the coding sequence TAGCAGCTTTAATAATTATCGCCTACATTCCAACCTTTATTTGGATGTATGATAGGTGGAATGCTAAGGATAGCTATTACAACCATGGTTTTCTAGTGCCATTTATAAGCATCTTTCTTATTTGGCAGATGAGGGATAAATTAAAAAGTATAAAGATTAATCCTTCAAATATGGGCTGGTTATTTCTTGGTGCAGGGTTATTAATCCATCTCATAAGTGCAGTTTGGAGGGTATATTTCTCGTCGGGATTTTCTCTAATCCTAACTATTATTGGAATAGCTTTATTATTTTTTGGTAAAGACTATCTAAAAAAGTTATTTTTCCCTATATCATTTTTAATATTTATGATTCCACTGCCTTTGGTTGCAATTGCAAATTTGAGCTTTCAGCTGAAGATCTTTGCTGCAAAGATTTCAACATTTATCATAAATAATCTAGGCATTAGAGCAATAAGGGAGGGCAGCATTATAAAGACAGCAAATTCTTATCTTATTGTTGAGGATCCATGTTCAGGAATAAGAAGTTTAATCGCCTTAATTGCCCTAGGTGCACTTATGGGATACTTGAGCAATCTTTCTCGTTCCAAAAGGATGATTTTGTTTGCTTCTTCAATCCCAATTGCTATTTCTACAAATGTAATACGTATAGTTTCTTTGTCTTTAGTTAGTGAGATATACGGTGCTAAATGGGCAACAGGTATGTTCCATACGGCAATGGGTTTATTTGTATTTGTGTTTGCATTTATTGGACTATTGATTGTAGAAAATACCTTAAAATAA